The stretch of DNA AGCACTCAAAGCCCGATGATAAAGAGGCCTTGGCCAAGATGTGCGTGGATAAAACTGTGGCTTTGGTTTCTGACTGCGGTACCCCGGGGTTTTGTGATCCCGGAGCTGACGTTGTTCGCCTGTGCCGCCAAAAGGGAATCCAAGTCAAGTCGGTGTTGGGCGCTTCGGCGCTGATGGGTCTTTTGTCGTTAAGTGGCCAGCGCCTAGATGAATTCGTCTTTCGTGGTTTTTTACCTGCGGAAAATGAATCCCGCGCGCGCGCTTTAAAAGAGCTCACTAAAGAAAAGCGCGCGATCATCATCATGGATACCCCTTATCGTTTGAAAAAAACTTTGGGCGACATGAAGGATCACTTTGCTAATCGTAAATTCTTGCTGACTTTAAATCTATCCCAAGAAGACGAAAAAGTGATCGAAGGTTCGATCGACAAAATCATTTCCGGCAATACTTTTGATAAAGCCGAATTTATGCTTTTGATTTACCCGGCTTAAGGCGCGATCAAATGTCCAAGAATGATTTGCTGGCCCTTCCCATCGATAGCTTCATCCCCGAAATTGAAAAGCATTTCGCTCTTGGTTTAAATCTGGTCATCACCGCGGCTCCTGGTGCGGGTAAAACCACTCGCCTGCCACCGGCTTTGACCAAAGTCTCAAAAGGAAAAGTTTTAGTTTTAGAACCTCGCCGTATGGCTGCCATTGCCGCTGCCCATCGCATCGCCGAAGAGCAAGGCTGGCAAGTCGGCGAAGAAATCGGCTATCAGGTCCGCTTCGCTAACAAGACTTCAGCAAAAACCAAGCTGATCTTTATGACCGAAGCTTTATTAGCAAGACAGATGATCGATGATCCGGAACTTTCCGGTGTTGAGCTTGTGATCTTAGACGAATTTCACGAACGC from Bdellovibrio bacteriovorus encodes:
- the rsmI gene encoding 16S rRNA (cytidine(1402)-2'-O)-methyltransferase; translated protein: MLYVIATPIGDVSEISQRALEILKTCDLVICESTKETSKLLRAHGISGKTYEVLDEHSKPDDKEALAKMCVDKTVALVSDCGTPGFCDPGADVVRLCRQKGIQVKSVLGASALMGLLSLSGQRLDEFVFRGFLPAENESRARALKELTKEKRAIIIMDTPYRLKKTLGDMKDHFANRKFLLTLNLSQEDEKVIEGSIDKIISGNTFDKAEFMLLIYPA